A region of Paenibacillus sp. JNUCC-31 DNA encodes the following proteins:
- a CDS encoding HAD family hydrolase yields MIKAFILDFDGLIVDTETPWYYAFRDIYEEHGIELGLELWSKNVGTSFEEFHPFLYLEQALQRPIDHDHIKLLSEQKYESYLGQAAILPGVHELLQSARNKGVQLAVASSSTRDWVHGYLHKLGIFEQFTVIHTSEDVKRVKPDPELYLLTLKSLGIEASEAVVFEDSPNGLKAAKAAGIRCVIVPNEVTRNLEFTKHDLRLTSLAEITMEIL; encoded by the coding sequence ATGATAAAAGCCTTTATTTTGGATTTTGATGGACTCATTGTGGACACGGAAACTCCCTGGTATTATGCTTTCCGCGATATCTATGAGGAGCATGGAATTGAGCTGGGGCTTGAGCTTTGGTCGAAAAATGTGGGGACATCATTTGAGGAATTCCACCCTTTTCTCTATCTCGAGCAAGCGCTGCAAAGACCAATAGATCACGATCATATCAAGTTGCTATCTGAACAGAAATACGAATCATATCTGGGGCAGGCAGCCATTCTTCCAGGAGTACATGAGTTGCTCCAGTCTGCCAGAAATAAGGGGGTTCAGCTTGCTGTTGCCTCCAGCTCCACTCGGGATTGGGTGCATGGTTATTTGCACAAGCTTGGCATTTTCGAACAATTTACGGTGATCCATACCTCTGAGGACGTCAAGCGGGTCAAACCGGATCCGGAATTGTACCTTCTAACTCTGAAGAGTCTTGGGATCGAAGCGTCCGAAGCGGTAGTGTTCGAAGACTCGCCAAATGGATTAAAGGCAGCCAAAGCGGCGGGTATTCGTTGTGTCATTGTACCAAACGAGGTAACGCGTAATCTGGAATTTACGAAACATGATTTGCGGTTAACCTCGCTGGCAGAGATTACGATGGAAATCCTTTAA
- a CDS encoding helix-turn-helix transcriptional regulator, with the protein MPKPSKGKTLDTEMPLMITGKNQLTLDELMNWNDHSRDYSIVQCIGGTGRIAAKDHEYSIREGTALIMFPEVTYRYHNLSDSLLFDCLSFNGYLLPRFLHTLQIGELRAFKPDGMLHILLHEITLALQSRHKDQIWHVSALLYMLLVRLTLEGERYGAYERSDARLKLGGLVTFIKQNYHQDISLSMLAQQMNVTEQHLNRIFKKEFQMTPLDYLTRYRLLKAKEMLIHDDVITAHEIAQAVGFNSASYFGSVFKKYEGVSPIELRKQYLG; encoded by the coding sequence ATGCCGAAACCTAGCAAGGGGAAAACGCTGGATACTGAAATGCCGCTTATGATTACAGGGAAAAACCAGCTGACCTTAGATGAATTGATGAATTGGAATGACCATTCACGGGATTACAGCATTGTGCAGTGCATCGGAGGAACTGGGAGAATTGCAGCCAAAGATCATGAATATTCGATTCGTGAAGGAACCGCTCTTATCATGTTCCCGGAAGTTACTTACCGTTACCACAATCTGAGTGACTCATTATTGTTCGATTGTCTTTCCTTTAATGGCTATTTATTGCCTCGTTTCTTGCATACCTTGCAGATCGGGGAGCTGCGCGCCTTCAAGCCGGACGGAATGCTTCATATCCTGTTGCATGAAATAACGTTGGCGCTACAGTCCCGGCACAAGGATCAAATCTGGCACGTATCCGCATTGCTGTATATGCTTCTGGTCAGGTTAACTCTTGAGGGAGAACGTTATGGTGCTTATGAACGCTCTGATGCCCGATTAAAGCTGGGCGGACTCGTCACTTTTATCAAACAAAATTATCATCAGGATATCTCGCTCTCCATGTTAGCTCAGCAGATGAACGTCACGGAACAGCATTTGAATCGAATTTTCAAAAAAGAATTCCAGATGACTCCCCTCGATTATCTGACGCGTTATCGATTGTTGAAAGCGAAAGAAATGCTCATCCACGATGACGTCATCACTGCCCATGAAATAGCCCAGGCGGTTGGTTTCAACAGCGCCAGTTACTTTGGATCAGTGTTCAAAAAATATGAAGGGGTCTCCCCTATCGAGTTACGTAAACAGTACCTGGGTTAA
- a CDS encoding NAD(P)/FAD-dependent oxidoreductase, giving the protein MKKVIVVGSGILGASTAYQLAKLGAEVVLVDRKDQGQATDAAAGIICPWLSQRRNQNWYQLAKAGARFYPGLIEQLESEGETETGYARVGALSIHTDAEKLNKMQDRAHLRKEDAPEIGDITRLDKKETCERFPLLEEHYQSVNISGAARIDGRALRDALIRSAQRNGAVLIHGDATLQYESDRVTGVIVDGRSITADEVVVCAGAWANELLQPLGLNFKVHFQKAQIMHLHVYDRQDTGSWPVIMPPSDQYLLAFDQQKIVIGATHENDMESYDTRITAGGMQEVLNKGLELAPGLADSTFQEVRVGFRPFTPGFLPVMGTVPGWHGLITANGLGASGLTMGPFIGYQLAKLALGMNLDMDLQPYDIGKALE; this is encoded by the coding sequence ATGAAGAAAGTCATCGTTGTAGGATCAGGAATTCTTGGGGCATCAACAGCCTATCAATTAGCAAAACTCGGAGCAGAGGTTGTTCTTGTTGACCGAAAAGATCAAGGACAGGCTACGGATGCCGCTGCGGGGATTATCTGTCCCTGGTTATCTCAACGGCGCAATCAGAATTGGTATCAGCTCGCCAAGGCAGGTGCTCGTTTTTATCCCGGATTAATAGAACAACTTGAGAGTGAAGGGGAAACGGAAACGGGTTATGCTCGGGTAGGAGCTCTTAGCATTCATACCGATGCGGAGAAACTCAACAAGATGCAGGATCGAGCACATTTGCGTAAAGAAGATGCCCCGGAGATTGGCGATATTACACGTCTGGATAAAAAGGAAACCTGTGAGCGTTTTCCTCTTCTGGAGGAACATTATCAATCGGTAAACATTAGCGGAGCTGCACGCATAGATGGACGTGCGCTGCGCGATGCCTTGATCCGATCTGCGCAGCGCAATGGAGCGGTCTTGATCCACGGGGATGCGACACTTCAATATGAATCAGATCGGGTAACCGGAGTCATTGTGGATGGCAGGAGCATAACCGCTGACGAGGTTGTTGTATGTGCAGGCGCATGGGCCAATGAGCTGTTACAGCCCTTGGGACTGAACTTTAAGGTTCATTTTCAAAAGGCACAAATCATGCATTTGCATGTCTACGATCGGCAGGATACGGGTAGTTGGCCTGTCATTATGCCGCCTTCAGATCAATATCTTTTGGCTTTTGATCAACAGAAAATTGTCATCGGGGCTACCCATGAAAATGATATGGAAAGCTATGATACAAGGATAACGGCAGGTGGCATGCAGGAAGTTTTGAATAAAGGACTGGAACTGGCACCAGGCTTGGCAGATAGCACTTTTCAGGAGGTCAGAGTGGGCTTCCGTCCGTTTACACCCGGTTTTCTGCCGGTGATGGGTACTGTTCCTGGATGGCATGGTCTGATCACGGCTAATGGCCTCGGTGCTTCCGGCTTGACGATGGGGCCATTTATTGGATACCAGCTGGCGAAGTTGGCACTGGGTATGAATTTGGATATGGATCTCCAGCCATATGATATTGGAAAAGCTCTGGAATAA
- a CDS encoding GNAT family N-acetyltransferase, producing MNDAGERIQLKLLNVEDAEILLDLQLRNMAVFEEISASDRSDTFYTLEGQVAILERWAKAREEEKRYSFGIFLKATQELIGEISLFELVLDHTDKWIVGYVLDQGHNGKGYMSEALQMVLKFAFDEAGIKRVEAGALPDNIGSIRVLRKAGFQEIGRQNIKIKGKWKEHVMFAVDCPERA from the coding sequence ATGAATGATGCCGGAGAACGAATCCAGTTAAAGTTGTTGAACGTCGAAGACGCGGAAATACTTCTGGATTTGCAGCTACGCAACATGGCTGTATTCGAAGAAATATCGGCAAGCGATCGATCGGATACCTTCTATACACTGGAGGGCCAAGTGGCAATTCTTGAGCGTTGGGCGAAGGCTAGAGAAGAAGAGAAACGGTATTCTTTTGGGATTTTCCTGAAGGCTACACAAGAGCTCATTGGGGAAATCTCTCTGTTTGAACTTGTACTGGATCACACCGACAAATGGATTGTCGGTTATGTATTGGATCAAGGGCATAATGGTAAAGGATATATGAGTGAAGCTCTTCAAATGGTACTGAAGTTTGCTTTTGATGAAGCGGGAATAAAGCGGGTGGAAGCCGGTGCTTTGCCCGACAATATTGGATCGATTCGAGTGCTCCGCAAAGCAGGTTTCCAGGAGATAGGCCGCCAGAACATTAAAATTAAAGGAAAATGGAAAGAACATGTGATGTTTGCAGTGGATTGCCCTGAGAGAGCATAA
- a CDS encoding DHA2 family efflux MFS transporter permease subunit, which translates to MILGAFLATLNQTVMSVATPELMGDFNISAATAQWFTTGYMLVNGVLIPITAYFMQRFSTRQLFQASMFIFLIGTIISALASNFGTLLTGRMVQAAGAGIIMPLLMHVILTLFTPEKRGAAMGMVGFAIIFAPAIGPTLAGYILENYTWQTMFYGMIPLTVIVIGFAFVYLKNVSERVSTKFDSLSVLLSTIGFGALLYGFSRAGSLGWSSAEVIICLAAGIIALGLFTWRQLASATPLLDLRAFKYNMFSLTTIINIAITMIMYADMMLLPLYLQNARGYTALESGLLLLPGALVMGFLMPVTGRLFDRFGAKWLAIIGMVITIVTTIGFIDLTDSTSYTYLVLMSTGRRIGMALLMMPIQTAGLNQLPPRLGPHGTAISNTVRQVAGAVGTSLLVSVMTSRTTAHVQDMVSSGAAKGLTQQQLGMESMIQGINDAYVVIIGIAVLGLLLSFFIKRTKQATEEDSKQPVRQKVSMNTN; encoded by the coding sequence ATGATTTTGGGTGCATTTCTTGCCACTTTGAACCAAACCGTAATGAGTGTAGCAACTCCGGAGCTAATGGGTGATTTTAATATCTCAGCAGCAACAGCCCAATGGTTTACGACAGGCTACATGCTGGTAAACGGAGTTCTGATTCCCATCACGGCCTATTTCATGCAACGCTTTTCGACAAGACAATTATTTCAAGCGTCCATGTTTATTTTCCTCATCGGTACGATTATATCTGCCCTTGCGAGTAATTTTGGTACCCTGCTGACAGGACGTATGGTTCAAGCAGCCGGTGCTGGTATTATCATGCCATTGTTGATGCATGTCATTCTAACCTTGTTCACGCCTGAGAAAAGGGGCGCAGCTATGGGTATGGTCGGTTTTGCGATCATTTTCGCTCCAGCGATTGGGCCAACTCTTGCTGGTTATATTCTGGAAAACTATACATGGCAAACCATGTTTTACGGAATGATTCCATTGACGGTTATTGTTATTGGCTTTGCGTTTGTATATCTCAAAAATGTATCGGAACGAGTCAGTACCAAGTTTGACTCACTCAGTGTGTTACTGTCCACAATTGGATTTGGCGCATTACTATACGGCTTTAGCCGGGCAGGAAGTCTGGGGTGGTCAAGTGCAGAGGTAATCATATGCCTTGCAGCAGGAATCATTGCTCTTGGACTGTTCACATGGCGACAGCTCGCTTCTGCAACTCCCCTGCTCGATCTGCGGGCTTTCAAGTATAATATGTTCTCTCTGACCACGATCATTAATATCGCGATCACGATGATCATGTATGCTGACATGATGCTGCTTCCTTTATATCTGCAAAATGCGCGCGGATACACTGCATTGGAGTCTGGACTACTGTTGCTCCCAGGAGCACTTGTGATGGGCTTCCTGATGCCGGTAACGGGCAGATTGTTTGACCGCTTCGGCGCAAAATGGCTGGCTATTATCGGGATGGTTATCACCATCGTAACCACCATCGGGTTCATCGACCTTACGGATTCAACCAGTTATACGTACCTGGTATTAATGTCAACCGGTCGCCGAATTGGTATGGCCTTGCTCATGATGCCTATCCAAACGGCAGGTTTGAATCAATTGCCACCAAGACTTGGGCCACATGGTACAGCGATATCCAATACCGTCAGACAGGTCGCTGGAGCTGTAGGTACTTCATTGCTCGTCAGTGTCATGACCAGTCGTACAACGGCACATGTACAGGATATGGTTTCAAGCGGTGCAGCCAAAGGTTTAACTCAACAACAGTTGGGAATGGAATCTATGATCCAGGGAATTAATGATGCATATGTCGTCATTATCGGCATTGCCGTTCTCGGACTGCTGCTTTCTTTCTTCATTAAACGGACCAAACAAGCAACCGAGGAAGACTCCAAACAGCCTGTACGGCAAAAAGTCTCCATGAACACCAATTAA
- a CDS encoding TetR/AcrR family transcriptional regulator produces MKNDKKSATDPRILRTRQLIRDAFVDLLQEMDIEKLSVNRIAERATINRVTFYLHYRDITDMMEKMADEMIEHIERIVDEHAPPLDDAAKDDGWPVLVKLLEHFAEHSKFYSVVLASRRTPIFTERLLKLLTKLVSAKIDSLELGNSLAQAGIHKEIAIWYSSSALIGTIVSWLRNDMPYAPHFLAKQFSLIRAYSYNDLI; encoded by the coding sequence ATGAAAAACGACAAGAAGTCTGCTACAGATCCTCGGATACTTCGTACAAGACAGCTGATTCGGGATGCGTTTGTAGATCTGTTACAAGAAATGGATATCGAGAAATTGTCCGTTAATCGGATTGCGGAACGAGCGACCATTAATCGGGTGACGTTTTACCTTCATTATCGTGACATTACAGATATGATGGAAAAAATGGCTGACGAGATGATCGAACACATTGAACGGATTGTGGACGAACATGCTCCTCCATTGGACGATGCTGCCAAAGACGATGGTTGGCCTGTGCTTGTAAAATTGCTTGAACACTTTGCCGAACATTCGAAGTTCTATAGCGTCGTTCTCGCTTCCAGACGAACCCCCATTTTTACGGAGAGACTCTTGAAATTGCTAACGAAACTTGTTTCAGCCAAGATCGATAGTTTGGAACTGGGAAACTCTCTTGCACAGGCGGGTATTCATAAGGAGATCGCCATCTGGTACAGTTCCTCAGCCCTGATTGGTACCATTGTATCCTGGCTTCGCAATGACATGCCCTATGCTCCGCATTTTCTTGCCAAACAGTTCTCTTTAATTCGTGCTTATTCTTATAATGACTTGATATGA
- a CDS encoding ArsR/SmtB family transcription factor, translated as MLELSFNDPEKLVTVTHALSTRSRIDILQLLNTNNLNIIEIAEALDLPVSTVANHIKVLEAAHLIHTEMLPASRGAMKVCSRNYDDIHIALDRVASFPKRDTNVYEVQMPIGHYSDCEVAPTCGMASTEDMILKEDDPASFYHPKHIDAQIIWLAKGYLEYLLPMDIPQGAMIEALELSMEICSEVATYNNDWPSDISVWVNGTEIGMWTSPGDLGDRRGKLNPAWWSDGSTQYGILKKWRVDDNKTMLDEEKISDVSLSDLHLEEKPKLRLRIGIHPDARHQGGLNLFGKGFGDHEQNIIMQVRYTMNAGDKHARYAK; from the coding sequence GTGCTGGAACTCAGCTTTAATGACCCGGAAAAACTGGTAACTGTAACCCACGCCCTGTCGACTCGTTCCCGGATTGACATTCTCCAGCTTTTAAATACCAACAACTTAAACATTATCGAAATTGCCGAAGCACTGGACCTGCCGGTGTCAACGGTAGCCAATCATATTAAAGTGCTGGAGGCAGCCCATTTAATACATACGGAAATGCTCCCGGCTTCTCGCGGAGCCATGAAGGTTTGTAGCCGTAACTATGATGATATTCACATTGCCCTGGATCGGGTTGCATCTTTTCCCAAACGGGATACGAATGTCTATGAGGTCCAGATGCCGATAGGGCACTACAGCGACTGTGAGGTTGCGCCAACATGCGGTATGGCGAGCACGGAGGACATGATTTTGAAGGAAGATGACCCGGCAAGTTTCTATCATCCCAAGCATATTGATGCTCAGATTATCTGGCTGGCAAAAGGGTACCTGGAATATTTGCTTCCGATGGACATTCCGCAAGGCGCCATGATTGAAGCTCTGGAATTGTCCATGGAAATCTGTTCTGAAGTAGCAACCTATAACAATGACTGGCCCTCAGATATTTCCGTTTGGGTTAATGGCACTGAGATCGGGATGTGGACAAGTCCCGGAGATTTGGGTGACCGCCGTGGTAAACTGAATCCGGCATGGTGGTCTGATGGTTCTACACAGTACGGTATTCTCAAAAAATGGCGTGTGGACGACAACAAAACCATGCTGGACGAAGAGAAAATTTCTGATGTGTCCCTGTCTGATCTTCATCTCGAGGAGAAACCCAAATTAAGACTGCGCATTGGAATTCATCCGGATGCCAGACATCAGGGAGGCTTGAATCTGTTTGGCAAGGGGTTTGGTGATCATGAACAGAACATTATTATGCAGGTAAGGTATACGATGAATGCGGGTGATAAGCATGCGAGATATGCCAAATAA
- a CDS encoding helix-turn-helix transcriptional regulator, producing MPNNNTSLIVSIERFKPNLFHLEQGEGLFKSHSHDYNELTLILDGEGYYSSPEQNVKVGKGDMIMIPPALHHGYVCTDPWQGISVHFYHDQLPVHSRYLFHAQDHQRDRIQTAHLSKDSLRWAEVSLSQLEKEWRSDKKNIDSSQLMRLALETSLCLFQQNHSLDSSYPVHHTTGQEIIQEVLKEIHSAYYTPITVSELASRHFLSASNLRKKFTETVGVSPKQYIINLRLMEAKRLLQQTNKAVEMISSEVGFTSSSRFYDFFVKSVGVTPLEWRMQNN from the coding sequence ATGCCAAATAACAATACCTCATTAATTGTGAGTATCGAGCGTTTTAAACCGAATTTGTTTCATTTGGAGCAGGGCGAAGGTTTATTCAAGTCTCATTCACATGATTATAATGAACTGACACTTATACTGGATGGAGAAGGGTACTACAGTTCACCAGAGCAGAATGTCAAAGTGGGCAAGGGCGACATGATCATGATTCCTCCAGCACTTCATCACGGTTATGTATGCACCGATCCCTGGCAAGGCATTTCCGTGCATTTCTACCATGATCAGTTACCTGTACATTCTCGTTATCTCTTTCACGCGCAGGATCATCAGAGGGATCGCATTCAGACTGCGCACCTCTCTAAGGACAGTCTGCGGTGGGCAGAAGTGAGTTTGTCTCAATTGGAGAAAGAGTGGCGTTCCGACAAAAAAAACATCGATTCCAGTCAATTAATGCGTTTGGCGCTGGAGACCTCACTGTGTCTTTTCCAACAAAATCATTCGCTCGACTCTTCCTATCCTGTTCATCATACGACCGGCCAAGAGATAATTCAGGAAGTGCTAAAAGAGATTCACTCGGCGTATTACACTCCGATTACGGTCAGTGAGTTAGCGTCTCGACATTTTCTGTCCGCCAGTAATCTGCGAAAGAAATTTACGGAAACCGTGGGTGTCTCCCCAAAGCAGTACATCATCAATCTTCGACTAATGGAAGCCAAGCGTCTCTTACAGCAAACCAACAAGGCTGTTGAGATGATCTCATCGGAAGTGGGTTTTACCTCGTCTAGCAGGTTTTATGATTTCTTTGTTAAATCGGTTGGGGTTACTCCGCTGGAATGGCGGATGCAAAACAATTAG
- a CDS encoding glycoside hydrolase family 43 protein translates to MTNKNIFYNPVAMQSADPWVYRHSDSHYYFMRTTSNYLELIQSSRLSQIDKGTRKIIWSPEPGGRYSHHLWAPEIHFLNGRWYIYYTANDGGGDDSRRICVLENESPNPMEGEWVWKGAMNTPVPGLDGTVLMLRGQLYFLYAGYGHFPDYGSAIYMMRMSDPYSLTGDHVLLTAPTLTWEKQGGMAINEGPVTLQRNGRIFLVYSASTTWSEDYALGMLTMNEQDDPMLASSWTKSAEPVFRKSPNNGVYATGHNSFTSSPDGQEDWIVYHALPSPGADTALRATRVQKLGWNSDGTPDFGVPFSDNQALQVPSGE, encoded by the coding sequence ATGACGAACAAGAATATTTTCTATAACCCGGTTGCAATGCAATCCGCAGATCCTTGGGTCTATAGGCACTCAGATAGCCATTATTATTTTATGCGCACAACCTCAAATTACCTGGAGCTTATTCAGTCTTCTCGATTATCGCAAATCGACAAAGGGACTCGGAAAATCATCTGGTCACCGGAGCCTGGGGGGCGTTACAGCCATCATTTGTGGGCACCAGAAATCCATTTTCTGAATGGAAGATGGTATATATACTATACGGCCAACGATGGGGGAGGGGACGATTCACGGCGGATCTGCGTGCTGGAGAATGAAAGTCCGAATCCTATGGAAGGGGAGTGGGTATGGAAAGGAGCAATGAATACTCCTGTTCCCGGTTTGGACGGTACTGTGCTGATGCTCAGGGGACAGCTTTATTTTTTGTATGCCGGATATGGTCATTTTCCAGACTATGGATCGGCAATCTATATGATGCGGATGTCTGATCCATATTCCTTGACAGGTGATCATGTTTTGCTCACAGCCCCGACCCTTACCTGGGAAAAGCAGGGGGGAATGGCGATTAATGAAGGACCGGTCACACTGCAACGGAATGGACGCATTTTTCTGGTATATTCGGCAAGTACAACCTGGTCTGAAGATTATGCGCTTGGCATGCTGACCATGAATGAACAGGATGATCCGATGCTTGCCTCTTCGTGGACCAAGTCTGCGGAACCTGTTTTTCGAAAAAGCCCGAATAATGGAGTATATGCCACAGGACACAACAGCTTCACCTCCTCACCTGATGGTCAGGAAGACTGGATTGTATACCATGCGCTCCCGAGCCCAGGGGCTGACACGGCTTTAAGGGCAACGCGCGTTCAGAAATTGGGTTGGAATTCGGATGGAACCCCTGACTTTGGTGTGCCTTTCAGTGATAATCAGGCGCTTCAAGTTCCATCCGGAGAGTGA
- a CDS encoding extracellular solute-binding protein: MAKFRKRLMSVVMVSAMLFSTAACSSQNESGEAEPQDKEVSTEKNKVTFTDISLDVRGNQKPTQAQSDEVNHTLNDTYLEDLYDETIPNDYSAYPYKKDVTLDVWMPANPNIPDMNKQVVQKQVEQLTGIKVNFITPPVGQEADAFTLMISSGELPDIIIDPERYPGGLEAGLNDGAYLDLTDLMKTNAPNYSAWRNSDETRRKTTVTDTGKLLGFYGIAPYSEWTWFGTLIKKEALEKTGLDVPTTIEEWHTFLKKCKEVGYAEPLNYGSSYGQVFTGIINGAYGVWDWTFLDVNGKVAWGPAQPKAKEYLTTMQQWNKEGLLNRDWATADFNQRMASAISDKTAVMMDSPDTMWSYWKQQNDIDFVGALNPVLNKGDQSATTYKNFKRTGTTAAITTQCEDVEAAMAWLDFNYSKKGWEILNYGEYGTVHLIDENGKPYFHEDSYIYKDPDGQPVATTLLKYRMHSWPAIRDEHNSNPLIVAKGSYSGDIRKEWTENMDTSMAMPPITFTQEEASREAELGNQLSTLRGEYFAKIIMGELQVDAYDKFLTEAKKMGLDEFLSIHQAALDRYNQR; the protein is encoded by the coding sequence ATGGCGAAATTTAGGAAACGGCTCATGAGTGTTGTGATGGTGTCTGCAATGTTGTTTTCGACTGCAGCATGCAGCAGTCAAAATGAATCAGGAGAGGCTGAACCTCAGGATAAAGAAGTTTCCACAGAGAAGAACAAGGTCACATTTACGGATATAAGCCTGGATGTTCGCGGCAACCAAAAGCCTACGCAAGCGCAGAGTGACGAGGTAAACCACACATTAAATGACACCTATTTGGAAGATCTGTACGATGAAACCATCCCGAACGATTACTCAGCGTATCCCTATAAGAAAGATGTCACGCTGGACGTTTGGATGCCAGCCAATCCTAACATTCCTGACATGAACAAACAGGTGGTACAAAAGCAAGTGGAGCAACTGACCGGAATCAAGGTCAACTTCATTACACCACCAGTGGGACAAGAGGCGGACGCCTTTACCCTGATGATCTCATCCGGGGAGCTGCCCGATATCATTATTGATCCTGAACGTTATCCGGGAGGTCTCGAAGCGGGTTTGAATGATGGGGCTTATCTGGATCTCACTGACTTGATGAAAACCAACGCTCCGAACTATTCAGCATGGCGGAACTCCGATGAGACGAGAAGGAAGACGACCGTCACCGATACCGGTAAGCTTCTTGGTTTTTATGGAATCGCTCCGTATTCCGAATGGACCTGGTTCGGTACGCTGATCAAGAAGGAAGCATTGGAAAAGACGGGACTGGACGTTCCAACCACGATTGAGGAATGGCATACCTTTTTGAAAAAGTGCAAGGAAGTTGGATATGCTGAACCACTGAATTATGGATCTTCCTATGGCCAGGTCTTTACAGGCATTATTAATGGCGCATATGGCGTATGGGACTGGACCTTTCTTGATGTGAATGGAAAAGTCGCTTGGGGTCCTGCACAACCCAAAGCCAAGGAATACCTGACAACGATGCAGCAGTGGAACAAGGAAGGATTGCTTAATCGGGATTGGGCAACCGCAGACTTTAACCAGAGGATGGCAAGCGCGATCTCGGATAAAACGGCAGTCATGATGGATTCACCGGATACGATGTGGAGTTACTGGAAGCAGCAGAACGATATCGATTTTGTGGGCGCGCTCAATCCTGTTCTGAACAAAGGTGATCAATCAGCAACGACCTACAAGAATTTCAAACGAACAGGAACCACAGCGGCAATCACCACTCAATGTGAAGATGTAGAAGCGGCAATGGCCTGGCTTGATTTTAACTACAGCAAAAAGGGCTGGGAAATTCTCAATTATGGAGAATACGGAACAGTACATTTAATCGATGAGAACGGCAAACCGTATTTTCATGAAGATAGTTACATTTACAAAGATCCTGACGGCCAGCCTGTTGCGACGACTTTGTTGAAGTACCGCATGCATTCCTGGCCAGCCATTCGCGACGAGCATAACTCAAATCCACTCATTGTTGCCAAAGGGAGCTATTCCGGAGACATTCGGAAAGAGTGGACAGAGAACATGGATACCAGTATGGCGATGCCTCCAATCACGTTCACTCAGGAAGAAGCATCACGGGAAGCTGAATTGGGCAACCAGCTATCCACACTGCGTGGCGAGTATTTTGCCAAGATCATCATGGGGGAACTTCAGGTTGATGCATATGACAAGTTTCTAACGGAAGCCAAGAAGATGGGGCTGGATGAATTCCTGAGCATCCATCAGGCAGCGCTGGATCGGTATAACCAAAGGTAG
- a CDS encoding ABC transporter permease: protein MLTVRKNRELHSGMIAPKRKNTGQIIKKDFKKNWFAYLLAIPVIAWFLVFCYGPMWGVLIAFKDFKPLLGFADSQWVGFKHFIEFFEGPYFWRVVKNTLLLNLWGIVFGFTAPILLALMLNEARNSRFKKVVQTITYMPHFISLVVVCGMIHIFTADEGIITQILQFFTGKEYSSLLGYSSMFRPIYTFSGIWQSIGWESIIYLAAMSSIDPALYEAADIDGVGRIKKMWHITLPQISPVIVILFIFAIGGLMASGYEKIILLYNPLTYDTADVIASYVYRRGLREASLSYSTAVGLLSAIINFALLWATNRIAKRNSEVSLW from the coding sequence ATGCTGACTGTACGAAAAAACAGGGAGCTGCACAGCGGGATGATCGCCCCCAAACGCAAAAATACCGGTCAAATCATTAAGAAAGACTTTAAAAAGAACTGGTTTGCCTATTTGCTCGCGATCCCGGTGATCGCCTGGTTCCTGGTCTTCTGTTATGGACCGATGTGGGGTGTACTCATTGCGTTTAAAGACTTTAAACCATTGCTGGGCTTTGCGGATAGCCAGTGGGTTGGATTCAAGCACTTTATCGAATTCTTTGAAGGCCCTTATTTCTGGAGAGTAGTCAAGAATACACTGCTGTTAAATCTGTGGGGAATCGTATTTGGTTTTACGGCTCCGATCCTACTGGCGTTAATGCTTAATGAAGCACGGAACAGCAGGTTCAAAAAAGTGGTACAAACGATTACCTACATGCCTCACTTCATTTCACTGGTCGTCGTCTGTGGTATGATTCATATCTTCACTGCCGATGAAGGTATCATCACTCAGATTCTGCAGTTCTTCACAGGCAAGGAATATAGCTCCTTGTTAGGATATTCGTCCATGTTCCGACCGATTTATACCTTTTCGGGCATCTGGCAGAGCATAGGTTGGGAGAGTATTATTTATCTGGCCGCTATGAGCTCGATTGATCCTGCCTTGTACGAGGCAGCCGATATTGATGGGGTTGGTCGAATCAAAAAGATGTGGCATATAACGCTGCCCCAGATCAGTCCGGTCATCGTGATTCTGTTTATTTTTGCGATTGGCGGTCTGATGGCTTCCGGTTACGAGAAAATAATCCTTCTATATAACCCGCTGACCTATGATACCGCGGATGTCATTGCATCCTATGTGTATCGAAGAGGGTTAAGAGAAGCGAGCTTGAGCTATTCCACAGCCGTCGGCTTGTTAAGTGCAATTATCAATTTCGCATTATTGTGGGCAACGAATAGAATTGCCAAGCGTAACTCTGAGGTCAGCCTGTGGTAG